A stretch of DNA from Rhodococcus sp. NBC_00297:
TCGACCGAGCAGGCCGTGCAGGGACTCACCCAGGTCGTCCAGAACTTCACCAACGATCCGGCGATCCTGGGCTTCGTCCAGGCCGCCACCGCGGATCCGCAGGTGGCGAGCTTCATCGCAGCGAACCAGGATCTCCTGCCCCGCTGACCCACTCCACGAGAAAGGCCCCCACCGACTGGTGGGGGCCTTTCTCGTGTCTCGCGCGTCAGCGGTTGATGACCGTGTGGGGATGCGCGTAGGGCAGCGAGTCCACCGGCAGCGGGAACTCCGTCTCCTCACCGAACGGGGACAGGTTTCCGGCGCGCGCCGACATCAGTTCGGTGACGGGATGATCGTCGTCGTCCGCACTGTGCGGCCAGCCCGGGTCGACATATCGCTTCTTCTCTGAGTTCGCCATGGTTCATTTCACCATTCGGAGTAGCGCCTCTGCCAGTCCAGGTCCCTGGACCGGTCTCTACGCTTGACCTCGATGACCGACAACGAGGGCACGCCGGCGGACACACTCACCGAGTGGTTGTCCGCGCGCAGCGGCGACGAACTGGCCGAACTGCTGCGGCTCCGCCCCGATCTGACCATCCCGCCGCCGCCCACACTCGAGGTTCTGGCGGGCCGGTCCGAGCAACGTGCCTCGGTACTGCGCGCGGCCGAGGACCTGGACACCACGTGCCTGACCGTCGTGGAGCTGCTCGCGCACGAGGGCGCCGACACCGCCCCGGTCGCCCGCGCCCGACTCGACGAGATCGTCGGCCGCCGAGCGACGAAGAAGGCGGTCGACGCGGCTCTGTCGGTGTTGCGTGCGCGTGCGCTGGTGCGCGGCACGACGTCGCTCACCCTGGTCGCGGCCGCACGCGACGCCGTGCCGTGGCGGGTCGGACGGTTCTTCGACGTCGACGCCTCGCTCACCGCCGAGGTGGTCGGTGCGAAGCTCGCGGAGATCGACGACCGCAGCCGTGAGCTGCTCACCACGCTGACCCGCTCGTCGTCGATCGGCCGGACGCGCGACGCTGCACCCGGTACGCCCGCGGATCGGCCCGTCCAGCGCCTGCTCGCCGCCGGGCTGCTCACCTGGCTCGACGACAACACGGTCGAACTGCCGCCGCAGGTCTCGCAGGTACTCCGCGGCGAGCCCGTCACCGATCCGGTGTCGCTGGCCCCACCGGCGGCGTCGACCACCGCTGTCGGGGTGGCGGACGTCGACGCGGCCGCCGCCGGGGAGGCCCTCGAGCTGCTGCGGCACTGCGAGGACATCGTCGACTCGCTCTCCCGCACACCCGCGCCCGCACTCAAGGCGGGGGGACTCGGCGTCCGGGAGATCCGACGCATCGCAAAGGCAGCCGATCTCGACGAGGCGCGGGTCGGCCTGCTGGTCGAGGTCCTGGCGGGCGCCGGACTCATCGCGGTGGGGCTGCCCGATCCGGGACCGCTCACCGACATCGACGACATGTGGACGCCCACCCCCGCGGTCGACGCGTGGGTCACCGCATCGCCGGCACAGCGCTGGGCCACCCTGGCCGGAGCCTGGCTGGATCTGCCCAGGGTGCCGTGGTTGATCGGCATGCGCGACGCCAACGACAAGCCGATCGCCGCACTGTCCGACGAGGCCCGCTCGGCCGCCGCGCCCCGAGACCGGCGGATCGTGCTGGGCGTGATCGCCGATCTTGCCTCGGGAAAGGCCCTCGCCACCGAGGACGTCGTCCGCATCGCCACCTGGCGCAGGCCACGCCTCGCCGCTCGCCTGGGCGTCGGCCCGGTCTCCCGCTACCTGGCCGAGGCCGGCGCTCTCGGGGTCGTCGGCCGCGGAGCACTGTCCACCCCCGGACGCGCACTGATCGGTGATCCGTCCTCGGCCGCGGCGGCGATGCACCGCGTCCTGCCCGACCCCATCGACCACGTTCTGGTCCAGGCCGACCTGACCGTCGTCGCCCCCGGGCCGTTGACTCCCGAGCTCGCGCAGCGGATGGCGACGGTCGCGGACATCGAGTCGGCGGGCGCCGCGACGATGTACCGCATCGACGAGCGGACGCTGCGACGTGCTCTGGACGGCGGCACCACCGCCGCGGAGCTCCATGCCCTCTTCGCCACCCACTCTCGGACGCCCGTCCCGCAGTCGCTGACCTACCTCATCGACGACGTCGCCCGGCGCCACGGACGCCTGCGTGCCGGGATGGCGTCGTCCTTCGTCCGCTGCGAGGACCCCGCACTGCTCGCGGAGGTGCTCTCCTCCCCCGCCGCCGAGGCCCTCGCGTTGCGGGCACTGGCCCCGACCGTCGCGATCTCGCAGGCGCCGCTGGCCGACGTGCTGGCCGGGCTGCGCGCCGCCGGGTTCGCACCCGCGGGCGAGGACTCCTCCGGCACCATCGTCGACGTCCGCGATCGCGGTGCGCGCGTCGTCCCCCGTCGCGGTCGCTCGCCCTACCGCACGCCCGCCGTCCCCACGGACGAGCAACTGGGGCGCCTCGTCTCGGAGATGCGGGCCGGCACCCGAGCCGGAGAGGTGCGCCGGACCGAGCGTGAACGGGTGCGGTCCGACGGCACCCGTGCGTCCGGCGCCGCGACGATCGCGCTTCTCCAGCGCGCCGCGTTGTCCCGCTCACCGATCAGCATCGGTTACGTGGA
This window harbors:
- a CDS encoding helicase-associated domain-containing protein — encoded protein: MTDNEGTPADTLTEWLSARSGDELAELLRLRPDLTIPPPPTLEVLAGRSEQRASVLRAAEDLDTTCLTVVELLAHEGADTAPVARARLDEIVGRRATKKAVDAALSVLRARALVRGTTSLTLVAAARDAVPWRVGRFFDVDASLTAEVVGAKLAEIDDRSRELLTTLTRSSSIGRTRDAAPGTPADRPVQRLLAAGLLTWLDDNTVELPPQVSQVLRGEPVTDPVSLAPPAASTTAVGVADVDAAAAGEALELLRHCEDIVDSLSRTPAPALKAGGLGVREIRRIAKAADLDEARVGLLVEVLAGAGLIAVGLPDPGPLTDIDDMWTPTPAVDAWVTASPAQRWATLAGAWLDLPRVPWLIGMRDANDKPIAALSDEARSAAAPRDRRIVLGVIADLASGKALATEDVVRIATWRRPRLAARLGVGPVSRYLAEAGALGVVGRGALSTPGRALIGDPSSAAAAMHRVLPDPIDHVLVQADLTVVAPGPLTPELAQRMATVADIESAGAATMYRIDERTLRRALDGGTTAAELHALFATHSRTPVPQSLTYLIDDVARRHGRLRAGMASSFVRCEDPALLAEVLSSPAAEALALRALAPTVAISQAPLADVLAGLRAAGFAPAGEDSSGTIVDVRDRGARVVPRRGRSPYRTPAVPTDEQLGRLVSEMRAGTRAGEVRRTERERVRSDGTRASGAATIALLQRAALSRSPISIGYVDAAGVSSNRVVEPVTVGGGQLDAWDPDAGVMRHFTLHRITSVALLA